In Streptomyces sp. NBC_00683, the DNA window GCGACCGTGACGACGACATCGCCCTGCTGGCCGCCCGTTTCGACGGGATCGCGCCGAGCGACGTCGCCTACTGGTTCCTGGAACCGGAGGACGCAGCTCCGGGCCGGGCCCGCAGGCTGGCCCGCAGGGCGCTCAGCCGGTGGGGGCTGGACTCCCTCTCGGACGAGGTGGAGCTGCTGGTCAGCGAGGTGGTGACCAATGCGGTGCGGTACGCGGAGCGCCCGGTGACCCTGCGGCTGCTGCGGACCGACATCCTTCGCTGCGAGGTCGGCGACGACTCCCCTCAGCTGCCCCGGCAGCGCCGCGCCCGCGACACGGACGAGGGCGGACGCGGTCTGTTCCTGGTCAACCGGCTGGCCAGGAGGTGGGGGGCCACCCGGCTCTCCACGGGCAAAGTGGTCTGGTTCGAGATGACTATTCAAGGTTCGTAGTACTTCATCCCGTTCTGGACCCTTTCCAGATGTTGCCGACCTCCCGTCGGCGGAGTTGACTTCAGTCGTGAACGAAGCGACCTGACCGAAACCCCACACCGACGGGAGGCCGATCGTGACCGAGGAAGCCGGCAAGGTTCCTTACACCACGAACAACGCCGGGATCCCGGTGGAGAGCGACGAACATTCGCTCACCGTCGGATCCGACGGCCCGATCCTGCTCCAGGACCACTACCTCATCGAGAAGATGGCCCAGTTCAACCGTGAACGGGTCCCCGAACGGGTGGTCCACGCCAAGGGCTCCGGTGCCTATGGCGTCTTCGAAGTGACCAACGACGTCAGCCAGTTCACCAAGGCGGACCTCTTCCAGCCGGGCAAGCGCACCGAGATGCTCGCCCGCTTCTCCACGGTCGCCGGTGAGCAGGGCTCGCCCGACACCTGGCGCGACCCGCGCGGATTCGCACTGAAGTTCTATACCGAGCACGGCAACTACGACATGGTCGGCAACAACACGCCGGTCTTCTTCGTACGGGACCCCATGAAGTTCCAGGACTTCATCCGCTCCCAGAAACGCCGCCCGGACAGCGCGGTGCGCGACAACAACATGCAGTGGGACTTCTGGACCCTCTCGCCGGAGTCGGCGCACCAGGTCACCTGGCTGATGGGCGACCGGGGCATCCCGAAGACGTACCGCCACATGAACGGCTACAGCTCGCACACCTATATGTGGGTGAACGCGGGCGGCGAGCGGTTCTGGGTGAAGTACCACTTCAAGACCGACCAGGGCATCGACTTCTACACGCAGGCCGACGCCGACGCGATGGCCGGGACCGACGGCGACGCCCACCGCCGCGACCTGTTCGACTCGATCGAGCGCGGCGACCACCCGAGCTGGACCCTGAAGGTCCAGATCATGCCGTTCGACGACGCGCCGGACTACCGGTTCAACCCGTTCGACCTGACCAAGGTGTGGCCGCAGGGCGACTACCCGCTGATCGAGGTCGGCCGGATGACGCTCAACAAGAACCCGGAAGACTTCTTCATCCACATCGAGCAGGCGTCCTTCGAGCCGTCGAACATGGTGCCCGGCATCGGTCCGTCGCCCGACAAGATGCTGCTCGGCCGGCTCTTCTCGTACCCGGACACCCACCGGTACCGGATCGGCCCGAACTATCTGCAGCTGCCGCCCAACCGGCCGCGTTCGCCCGTCCGCTCGTACGCGAAGGACGGCCCCATGCGGTACGAGCCGGCGCGCACGGGTGCGGTCTACGCCCCGAACTCGTACGGCGGCCCCGCGGCGGACACCGCCCGCTTCGGGGAGCCCGCGGGCTGGGCCACGGCGGGCGAGATGGTCCACGAGGCGTACACGCTGCGCAAGGACGACGACGACTGGGGCCAGCCGGGCACGCTGGTGCGCGAGGTGATGGACGACGCGGCGCGGGAGCGGCTCGTCTCCAACGTCTCGGGCCATCTGCTGAACGGCGTGAGCAAGCCGGTCCTGGAGCGTGCTCTGCAGTACTGGCGCAACATCGACAAGGCCGTCGGCGACCGGATCGCCAAGAAGGTGAACGGCGGCTGACGCACGGCATGCGGAAGGGGCGGTGTCCGACGACACCGCCCCTTCCGCATGCTCACTGTCCCAGCAGACCGTTCCCCGGGCGCTCACCCGGCGGCTGGTCCCCGTCATCGGGGTCCTTCGTCGCGCTGGGATCGTCGCTCGGCGTCCCCGAGGGCGACTCGCTCGGCGGCCAGCTCGGCGTCGTCTCCTCGCTCGGCGTCTCGCTGGGCGTCTCGGTGGGCTCCTCGGGCTCCTCGGAGGGGGTCTCCTCCGGGGTCTCCGTCTCCGACGGAGTGGCCGAGGGGCTCTCGGTCACGGCCGTCTCACCGCGCTCCACACCCTCCAGGTCGAACCTGGCGTCCGAGCCGCCGCCGAGTGCCCCGAGCGTGTAGTCCGCCCAGATCTTCGCGGGGAATCCGCCACCGTTGGCGCGGCCGGAGTTGGCCGTACCGGTCAGGGTGACCTGGCCTCCGCCCTCCTTGGTGGACTCGCCGTACAGGGCCACGACCGTCGAGAGCTCCGGGGTGTAGGCCGCGAACCAGGCGGCCTTGTTGTTCTCCGACGTACCCGTCTTGCCCGCCGCGTCGTAGGCCGAGGTGTTGGCCTCGTGGCCGGAACCGATGTCGACGACCTCGGTGAGCGCCTTGGTCACCGTGTCGGCGGACGCCCGGCTGATCACCTGCTCGCCGGTGCCGTCGACCGGCTCCATGGTGCGGTCACGGTGCTTCGCGGACTTCACGATGGTCGGGGTGACCTTCTTGCCGTGGTTGTCGAGGGTGGCGTACACCCCGGCCATGTCCCAGGTCGAGGCGTTCATGGTGCCCAGGGTGATCGCGGGGGCCACGGGGAAGTTCTTGTCCGGTACGCCCATGGCCAGGGCGGTCTTCTTCACCGCGCTCGGGGTGACGTCGACGACCATCTGCGCGAAGACGGAGTTGATCGACTTGTCCATCGCCTTCTGGACGGTGGGGTTGTCGTAGCTGATGTCATCCTCGTTCTGCGGGTTGAACGGGATGTCGCTGCCCACGACGGGGCGCTTGCTGGTGCCGTCGTAGACCGTGTCGAGACCGATCACGTCGCCGTCCTGGGTCTTCGACCCGTTCTCCAGCGCGGAGGCGAGCACCAGCGGCTTGAAGGTGGACGCGGGCTGGTAGTCCCGCCGGGTGGCGTTGGACATCCAGTGCTCGGTGGCGCCGACACCGCCGTAGAGCGCGAGAACCTTGCCCGTCTTCGGGTCCACGGAGGTGGCACCGGCCTGGACGGTCGCGTCGGTCTTGTTGCCCTTGCGGTCGAGCTTGCTCTCCAGCTGGCGGTCGACCGACTTCTCGAGCTGCTTCTGCTTCTTCTTGTCGACGTTGAGGGTGACGGTCCAGCCGCCGGCCTCCCGCATCTCCTCGGTGATGCCCTGCCGCGCCATCTCCTGGTTGGCAGCCTCGACGAGATAGCCGGTCTGGCCCTCCAGGCCGGGGGCGGCCTTGGGGGACTTCGGGACGGGGAACGTCAGCTTGTCGCGCTCGGCCTGGTCGAGCCAGCCCTCATCGACCATGTTGTTGAGGGTGTAGGCCCAGCGCTCCTTGACGAGCTTCTTGCCGGTCGGCGAGGCGACCGCCCAGTCGTACTGGCTCGGAGCCTGGAGCAGGGCCGCGAGATAGGCGCCCTGGGAGACGTCGAGGTCCTTGGCGTCGACCCCGTAGTAGGCCTGCGCCGCCGCCTGGATGCCGCTCGCACCGCGTCCGTAGTACACGGTGTTGAGGTACCCGGCGAGGATGTCGTTCTTCTTCATCCGCTGGTCGACCTTGAGCGAGATCACCAGCTCCTTGAGCTTGCGGGTGACCGTCTGGTCCTGCGTGAGGTAGTAGTTCTTCACGTACTGCTGGGTGATCGTCGAGCCACCCTGCTTGCCCTTGCCGGAGAGCGTGTTGAGCACGCCGCGCGTGGTGCCCTTGAGGTCGACGCCCTGGTCCCGGTAGAAGGACTTGTTCTCGGCGGCGACGAAGGCGTGCTGGACCTTCTTGGGCACGACGGCGAGGTCCACGATCTCCCGGTTGACGCCGGTGCCGGTACGGGCCAGGAGCGTGCCGTCGCTGTACTTGTAGACGTTGCTCTGCTTCTCGGCCTGGGCGTTGGCCGCAGGTACGTCCACGTACATGTAGAGCGCGACGAAGGCACCCATCACCAGCAGGCAGAGCCCGAAGAACGTGCCCAGCATCTTCCGCCAGGTGAAGAGTCCGCGTATGCCGCCGCTCTTCGCGGCCCGGCGCGCTCCCCGCCCCTGAGCTCGTCGCGCATCCGCTCGACCCATTGCTGTGGTGCTCCTGTTCCTCTGCTCGTTCTGCTCCGGTCAGACCAATCAGCTAACACCGAAAGCACGGACAAATGGCAAGCGATCCGGTCTTTTCCGGACGTGACAATCAGCACCTGTCACTAAGGAACCGACTCACGAGGGGTGCACAAGGTTGCGACGTCGGATAATGTGAAATCACATTGCTAGCGCGGCGCTATGCCGTACGAAACGGGGGAACCATGTCCGCACCGCACGACCGTCCCGACTCCGCCGGCCCCGCCGCCGACCTGACGCCGGACGCGCCCGAGATGCCCGCTCCCCAGGTCAGGGAGACCACGGCGCACTCCATCCCCGGCGGCCTCGGGCTGCTGCTGACCGTCCTCGGGGTGTTCGTCGGCGTCGGCCTGGCCATCGGCGGCGGCGTCCTCGGAGCCAACGGGCACAACGGCATCGGCATCCCCCTGTTCATCCTCGGTGTGCTGCTCGTCATCGCCTCGTTCTTCTGCATGAGCGGTGTGAAAATGGTCGCTCCGGGCGAGGCGCGGGTCATCCAGCTCTTCGGCCGGTACGTCGGCACGATCCGCTCGGACGGTCTGCGCTGGATCAACCCGCTGACCTCCAGCCGCAAGATCTCCACCCGGGTCCGCAACCACGAGACGGCCGTCCTGAAGGTCAACGACGCCTACGGCAACCCGATCGAGCTCGCCGCGATCGTCGTCTGGAAGGTCGAGGACACCGCGCAGGCCCTGTTCGAGGTGGACGACTTCCTGGAGTTCGTCGCCACGCAGACCGAGGCGGCCGTGCGGCACATCGCGATCGAGTACCCCTACGACGCCCACGACGAGGGCGGCCTCTCGCTCCGCGGCAACGCGGAGGAGATCACCGAGAAGCTCGCCGTCGAGCTCACCGCGCGGGTGCAGGCGGCGGGCGTGCTGATCATCGAGTCGCGCTTCAGCCATCTCGCGTACGCCCCCGAGATCGCCTCCGCGATGCTCCAGCGGCAGCAGGCGGGGGCGGTCGTCGCGGCCCGCCAGATGATCGTCGAGGGAGCGGTGGGCATGGTCGAGATGGCCCTGACCCGCATCGCCGAACAGGACATCGTCGAGCTCGACTCCGAGCGCAAGGCGGCGATGGTCAGCAACCTGATGGTGGTGCTGTGCGGTGACCGTGCGGCGCAGCCGGTCCTGAACACGGGCACGCTCTACCAGTGACGGACGACGCCTCCACCCCTGCCGCCCGGCGGCCGCAGCGCAAGCAAATGCTGCTGCGGCTGGATCCCGCGGTGCACGATGCGCTGGCCCGCTGGGCCTCGGACGAGCTGCGCAGCGCCAACGCGCAGATCGAGTTCCTGCTGCGGAGGGCGCTGGCGGAGGCGGGGCGACTGCCGGGCGGTGCGGCCCCGATCCCCCGCCGGGGACGCCCGCCGAATTCGCCGCCCCCGGAGCCGGGCGCCGCGGAGTGACCCCGCACCCGCGTCAGGGGCTCCGCCCCCGAACCCCCGCGCCTCAATCGCCGGCGGGGCTTGAATTCGCGGGCCGGCACCGAGCGGCACAAGGCGCCGGTTCAAGCCCGCACCGCGCGGTACGGGGTGCCGGATCAAGCCCGTCCGGCGATTGAGGACCGGGGGTCCGGGGGCAGTCCGGGGGCAGAGCCCCCGGGGTGGCCCCGCACCCCCGCACCCATATACACGCGAGGTATACACCCGATGTAGAGTGCCGCCATGTCAATCGGTCACACCCTCCTCGGGCTCCTCGAATCCGGCCCCCGCCACGGCTACGACCTCAAGCGCGCCTTCGACGACAAGTTCGGCCACGACCGGCCCCTCCACTACGGCCAGGTCTACGCGACCATGTCCCGGCTGCTGAAGAACGGTCTCGTCGAGGTCGACGGCGTCGAGTCCGACGGTGGCCCCGAGCGCAAGCGCTACGCCATCACCGACGCCGGCATCACCGACGTCACCACCTGGCTGGCGCAGCCGGAGAAGCCTGAGCCGTATCTCCAGTCGACCCTGTACACGAAGGTCGTCCTGGCCCTGCTCACCGGCCGCAGCGCCGCCGATCTGCTGGACGCCCAGCGCTCCGAGCACCTGCGCCTGATGCGCATCCTCACCGACCGCAAGCGCAAGGGCGACCTCGCCGACCAGCTGATCTGCGACCACGCCCTCTTCCACCTCGAAGCGGACCTGCGCTGGCTGGAACTGACCGCGGCCCGCCTGGACCAGCTCGCCGCGGCGGTGGCTGCGTGACCCCGGCCGGCTCCCTGCTCGTCGCCCACGACCTGCGCAAGACCTACGGTTCGACGGCCGCGCT includes these proteins:
- a CDS encoding catalase; amino-acid sequence: MTEEAGKVPYTTNNAGIPVESDEHSLTVGSDGPILLQDHYLIEKMAQFNRERVPERVVHAKGSGAYGVFEVTNDVSQFTKADLFQPGKRTEMLARFSTVAGEQGSPDTWRDPRGFALKFYTEHGNYDMVGNNTPVFFVRDPMKFQDFIRSQKRRPDSAVRDNNMQWDFWTLSPESAHQVTWLMGDRGIPKTYRHMNGYSSHTYMWVNAGGERFWVKYHFKTDQGIDFYTQADADAMAGTDGDAHRRDLFDSIERGDHPSWTLKVQIMPFDDAPDYRFNPFDLTKVWPQGDYPLIEVGRMTLNKNPEDFFIHIEQASFEPSNMVPGIGPSPDKMLLGRLFSYPDTHRYRIGPNYLQLPPNRPRSPVRSYAKDGPMRYEPARTGAVYAPNSYGGPAADTARFGEPAGWATAGEMVHEAYTLRKDDDDWGQPGTLVREVMDDAARERLVSNVSGHLLNGVSKPVLERALQYWRNIDKAVGDRIAKKVNGG
- a CDS encoding transglycosylase domain-containing protein, giving the protein MGRADARRAQGRGARRAAKSGGIRGLFTWRKMLGTFFGLCLLVMGAFVALYMYVDVPAANAQAEKQSNVYKYSDGTLLARTGTGVNREIVDLAVVPKKVQHAFVAAENKSFYRDQGVDLKGTTRGVLNTLSGKGKQGGSTITQQYVKNYYLTQDQTVTRKLKELVISLKVDQRMKKNDILAGYLNTVYYGRGASGIQAAAQAYYGVDAKDLDVSQGAYLAALLQAPSQYDWAVASPTGKKLVKERWAYTLNNMVDEGWLDQAERDKLTFPVPKSPKAAPGLEGQTGYLVEAANQEMARQGITEEMREAGGWTVTLNVDKKKQKQLEKSVDRQLESKLDRKGNKTDATVQAGATSVDPKTGKVLALYGGVGATEHWMSNATRRDYQPASTFKPLVLASALENGSKTQDGDVIGLDTVYDGTSKRPVVGSDIPFNPQNEDDISYDNPTVQKAMDKSINSVFAQMVVDVTPSAVKKTALAMGVPDKNFPVAPAITLGTMNASTWDMAGVYATLDNHGKKVTPTIVKSAKHRDRTMEPVDGTGEQVISRASADTVTKALTEVVDIGSGHEANTSAYDAAGKTGTSENNKAAWFAAYTPELSTVVALYGESTKEGGGQVTLTGTANSGRANGGGFPAKIWADYTLGALGGGSDARFDLEGVERGETAVTESPSATPSETETPEETPSEEPEEPTETPSETPSEETTPSWPPSESPSGTPSDDPSATKDPDDGDQPPGERPGNGLLGQ
- a CDS encoding SPFH domain-containing protein, translating into MSAPHDRPDSAGPAADLTPDAPEMPAPQVRETTAHSIPGGLGLLLTVLGVFVGVGLAIGGGVLGANGHNGIGIPLFILGVLLVIASFFCMSGVKMVAPGEARVIQLFGRYVGTIRSDGLRWINPLTSSRKISTRVRNHETAVLKVNDAYGNPIELAAIVVWKVEDTAQALFEVDDFLEFVATQTEAAVRHIAIEYPYDAHDEGGLSLRGNAEEITEKLAVELTARVQAAGVLIIESRFSHLAYAPEIASAMLQRQQAGAVVAARQMIVEGAVGMVEMALTRIAEQDIVELDSERKAAMVSNLMVVLCGDRAAQPVLNTGTLYQ
- a CDS encoding PadR family transcriptional regulator, translated to MSIGHTLLGLLESGPRHGYDLKRAFDDKFGHDRPLHYGQVYATMSRLLKNGLVEVDGVESDGGPERKRYAITDAGITDVTTWLAQPEKPEPYLQSTLYTKVVLALLTGRSAADLLDAQRSEHLRLMRILTDRKRKGDLADQLICDHALFHLEADLRWLELTAARLDQLAAAVAA